GGGTCTTGAAAGACCGAGGAGTTTGGCTGCCTGAGACCTGTTACCTCGAGTTATGGAAAGGGCTTCGGTCATCACTATTCTTGAGAATTCGTCGATCATGTCAACAAAAACGTTTTCTCGTCCACTGTTCAGTGAGCGTTTGATCCACTCATGCATGGAATCAAGATGGGACTGATCCCACGTTTCTCTCCCATCAGTCTCTATCCTTATGGCTTCTGATATTTCGTCCGAACTTATAGGCGCGCCTCGGCTAAATATCAGAGCTTTTTGAACTGTATTGGCCAGTTCCCTCACATTTCCAGGCCATGAGTACGATTCCATGACCAATCTGGCCTCCCGCGTCAATCCGGGGCTATCAATGGCCATCTCTTTAGAATAGCGCTTGAGAAAATATTCCGCCAGGATAGATATGTCACCATTTCGTTCTCGTAGTGGAGGAAGACTCAAAGTCACGACCTTTAGGCGGTAATAAAGATCTTCCCGGAAACGGCCATCTGCTAAAGCGGCTTCAAGGTCGCGATTTGTAGCGGCTATGACGCGTACATCAACCGGTATTGGCGATCGACCGCCTAGGCGCTCAATGCTTCTTTCTTGAAGGAGACGCAATATCTTGGCCTGTATCCCGAACGGCATGTCTCCAATTTCATCCAGAAAAACTGTTCCACCACTAGCCTGCTCAATTTTGCCTATGCGCCTGTTTACAGCCCCGGTAAAAGCCCCTCTTTCATATCCGAACAGTTCGCTTTCCAGAAGCGTTTCCGGGATAGCGACACAATTTATTACAAGAAATGGCTTATTAGAACGTATACTGTGCTGATACACTGCCCGGGCTACAAGTTCCTTGCCGGTCCCTGATTCGCCCCGGATTAAAATTGTCGCTCCTGTTGACGCCACACGACCTATCTGTTTATAAACCTCCTGCATAGCTTTGCTGCGCCCAAAAATGACTTCTGAGGAATCACTCTCAGAGGCTGTGTCAATTTCCACTCTCGAACGCATGAACCTTGACGCCTCAAGCGCTTTTTCAATATTTGACAACATTTCGGGAATGTCGAATGGCTTGAGAATATAATCAAAGGCTCCAAGTTTGGTAGCCTCTATGGCCGTGTCGGTAGTTCCGTAAGCCGTCATAATGATAACAGGCAGCTTGGCGTCAATGTTGTGAATAGCCTTGAATGTTGTTAAACCGTCCATACCCGGAAGTCTGACGTCCATGACCACTAAATCTGGAGGCTCTGTTTTTACGATCTCGAGCCCACCTTCCCCCGTAGCGGACATCCTGACTTTATGCCCCTCTGCTGTTAGAATCTTTTCAAAACTGATACGCAACTGGGCATCATCATCAACGATTAGTATTTTTCCCACGACACCTC
The sequence above is a segment of the Desulfomonilaceae bacterium genome. Coding sequences within it:
- a CDS encoding sigma-54 dependent transcriptional regulator, giving the protein MGKILIVDDDAQLRISFEKILTAEGHKVRMSATGEGGLEIVKTEPPDLVVMDVRLPGMDGLTTFKAIHNIDAKLPVIIMTAYGTTDTAIEATKLGAFDYILKPFDIPEMLSNIEKALEASRFMRSRVEIDTASESDSSEVIFGRSKAMQEVYKQIGRVASTGATILIRGESGTGKELVARAVYQHSIRSNKPFLVINCVAIPETLLESELFGYERGAFTGAVNRRIGKIEQASGGTVFLDEIGDMPFGIQAKILRLLQERSIERLGGRSPIPVDVRVIAATNRDLEAALADGRFREDLYYRLKVVTLSLPPLRERNGDISILAEYFLKRYSKEMAIDSPGLTREARLVMESYSWPGNVRELANTVQKALIFSRGAPISSDEISEAIRIETDGRETWDQSHLDSMHEWIKRSLNSGRENVFVDMIDEFSRIVMTEALSITRGNRSQAAKLLGLSRPTLLAKIEKYGIRIEASVKAP